A genomic segment from Pleurodeles waltl isolate 20211129_DDA chromosome 9, aPleWal1.hap1.20221129, whole genome shotgun sequence encodes:
- the ZNF770 gene encoding zinc finger protein 770, which translates to MIKSQQISAAHKVPRKRPYICNACFKQFETPSKLSRHYLIHTGQKPYLCHTCPKTFRQLVHLERHQQTHLLPFQCAICHRSFRNLVTFLKHQQLHGESTQVTMKPSRRSVFHSQQRSASGPVHCSVCEKSFSTEDRWVLHECTPSSRPPRSQGRRLTVLKCDFCLKPFPSRSKLERHVLIHTGQRPFACLLCDKTFRQKTHLKIHQITHMEDKPFECGFCHKSFKLQSKLFKHRQVHVRKALLPKLARRGWGTKVAAASGPIVIDDEEAFEEGYVSRPCNQDTGEMCSVYVIPFQCMGCEQNFETEQILQAHTCLIAEDGNALNTNKVNLIRRSKGRRGRPSVHSKVSGSRWPELQPGTRKKRKCYSVSHQKLVQEDQPGKDHGATGGKATNVRKLGTPKTVGTKRKMFKREMGQSQWSKPFTFPKQVLSCELGINMDCVPSENKLEEQNSGGRDEAIYVSSGEECDIAEVPVTTCRGPPRTRRRRLKVLSKCDMCEKTFPSLSKLRRHYLTHTGQKPFACALCGKCFRQSAHLKRHQVTHKEKGLHLEALTYQAELRNLNQFLSHEPDSMQLGSPCHNVSSPRPSPDLDDLSSESVAEIKVEVEAESGLEENLDDVQSLEDDARFFPDEECQASGPWNDIPSVTERTRGTRRSYECGVCFKLFKSPSKLERHLLVHAGQKPFKCSLCEKTFRQLPHLKRHTVTHSKESF; encoded by the coding sequence ATGATAAAAAGTCAGCAGATTTCAGCTGCCCATAAAGTTCCAAGGAAGAGGCCGTACATCTGCAACGCTTGCTTCAAACAGTTTGAAACCCCTTCCAAACTGTCCAGACATTACCTTATCCATACGGGCCAGAAGCCATACCTGTGTCACACGTGTCCAAAAACATTCAGACAACTTGTTCACCTTGAGAGGCACCAGCAGACACATTTGCTGCCATTCCAGTGTGCCATTTGTCACAGGAGTTTCAGGAATCTGGTTACCTTTTTGAAGCATCAGCAGCTACATGGTGAAAGCACCCAAGTCACGATGAAGCCGTCCAGAAGGTCTGTGTTCCACAGTCAACAGCGATCAGCTAGCGGGCCAGTTCACTGTTCCGTCTGCGAGAAGTCTTTCTCAACAGAAGATCGATGGGTGCTGCACGAGTGTACCCCTTCGTCGCGCCCCCCTCGCAGCCAAGGAAGAAGACTGACAGTGCTAAAGTGTGACTTCTGCCTCAAACCCTTCCCTTCCCGCTCCAAACTGGAGCGCCATGTACTCATTCACACAGGTCAGAGACCGTTTGCCTGTCTCCTATGCGACAAGACCTTTCGTCAGAAGACTCATCTGAAAATCCACCAGATCACCCATATGGAGGACAAGCCCTTCGAGTGTGGGTTTTGCCATAAGAGCTTCAAACTCCAGAGTAAATTGTTTAAGCACAGGCAGGTCCACGTGCGAAAGGCGTTGTTACCAAAGTTGGCTCGTAGAGGGTGGGGTACCAAAGTCGCTGCAGCATCTGGTCCTATTGTAATCGATGACGAAGAGGCATTTGAGGAGGGTTATGTTTCCAGGCCTTGCAACCAGGATACTGGTGAGATGTGCTCAGTCTATGTAATTCCGTTCCAGTGCATGGGGTGTGAGCAGAACTTCGAAACAGAGCAGATCCTGCAGGCGCACACTTGCTTGATCGCTGAAGATGGGAACGCGTTGAACACTAATAAAGTGAACCTGATCCGCAGGTCTAAAGGCAGACGAGGTAGACCTTCAGTGCATTCGAAAGTGTCAGGGAGCAGGTGGCCAGAGTTGCAGCCAGGTACTaggaaaaaaaggaaatgctatTCTGTGAGCCATCAGAAACTTGTGCAGGAGGATCAACCTGGGAAGGATCATGGTGCCACAGGAGGTAAGGCAACTAATGTAAGGAAGCTGGGTACACCGAAGACTGTGGGTacaaaaaggaaaatgtttaaGCGAGAGATGGGGCAAAGTCAGTGGTCTAAACCATTCACCTTCCCCAAACAGGTACTGAGTTGTGAACTTGGTATCAATATGGACTGTGTGCCAAGTGAAAACAAACTGGAAGAGCAGAATTCTGGTGGCAGAGATGAAGCTATTTATGTCTCTTCAGGCGAAGAATGTGATATTGCTGAGGTGCCTGTAACCACCTGCCGTGGCCCTCCTCGGACTAGGCGCCGCCGGCTCAAAGTCCTGAGTAAATGCGACATGTGCGAGAAAACATTCCCATCCTTGTCCAAACTTCGGAGGCATTATCTTACTCACACTGGACAGAAGCCCTTTGCCTGTGCCTTGTGTGGAAAGTGTTTTCGCCAGTCCGCTCACCTAAAGCGCCATCAGGTGACCCACAAAGAGAAGGGACTCCATCTTGAAGCTTTAACGTATCAGGCAGAACTCAGAAACCTTAATCAATTTCTTAGTCATGAGCCTGACTCCATGCAGCTTGGGTCCCCTTGCCACAACGTCTCCTCGCCCAGGCCATCACCAGACTTAGATGACTTGTCCTCCGAGTCTGTTGCTGAAATTAAGGTGGAGGTAGAGGCAGAATCTGGCCTGGAGGAAAACCTGGATGATGTACAGTCTTTGGAGGATGATGCTCGCTTTTTCCCTGATGAGGAGTGCCAAGCTAGTGGCCCTTGGAATGATATTCCTTCAGTCACAGAGAGGACCAGAGGCACAAGGAGGAGCTACGAGTGTGGTGTTTGCTTTAAGCTTTTTAAATCTCCTTCCAAGCTTGAACGCCATCTTCTCGTGCATGCAGGACAGAAGCCCTTTAAATGTTCGCTTTGCGAAAAAACGTTCAGGCAGTTGCCCCACCTGAAAAGACACACGGTCACACATTCAAAAGAGTCATTTTGA